TACCCAAAGTCTTAAGGACATTACTCTCGCAAAGTCTTACGGACATTGCTCTTGTAATTCCAAATTATGAACGTTTgtgaaaaatcaaattataaaagaCAACCGTGAGTTGTGGGATTTGATATACTTTAATcaattgtgataaattttgaCTAGACTTATATGAGATAgatattaacaaatatattaattaatatagatattgtaACTATATTGTGTTATTGTTATCGAAATGTATATTTAagtataatatatgaatatgataACGATTAATTTGTCCGTATCTTTTCttattacataaatataaattaacctaacctaataaatatatcatgtaAATTGATATGTAGAGAGTTTTCGTACATAAAAAAGATTATAGATGTATAAATactaaagtttattttattaattattttaattattaaattttttgttaaaaatccaaatacaTTGCGCAAGTCACGTAACAATATAAGTATACACCGGTGATCAAATCTCCAACATATCAAACTGCGAAAAATCATTGGTCTTAATGAATTGATCGCCATGACCcacttcaaaaaaatttctaaactTATGTGGAGTCATAATTTAATGATGCTGAAACATCAATTAGATTGAATTTTTCACACTTATTCTTATATttattgttcaatttttattacaTCATTAATTGTTAGTACTTCATCAGTTCTATTTTTATTGACAGACAGtgtgtaatatttttaaaatacatatttttagagatttaaaaaaattaatataactagAAAAATGACTGATTTTATTACATCATTAATTGTTAATACTTCATAAGTTATTTTATGATTGtctgaaattattttttgaaaaaaatcaattataaaaaatatttttttggagtAGTTTCTAAAATATCCTCTcatttttagattatattttttaagaaactataacaaataaatatatagaactttttaaagtaattattatttaaagaaatatttttttaaataataaatagtaacAAATGCACACTTTATTATGTTTTCGAGGCACACCTTTTATCTATCTCTTTTTTTCATAAGAAAATGTTAGTAGTtagtttttttgaagaaataaaattgtatttattcACATATAAAATATCACTATCGAAAGCATAGAAAACTAATACACCCAATACAAGATACACTTTTGACACTACAAGTGTAGTCTTACATAGGTATCATCCCAAGAACATAACAAATATTCAAGAAAACTGTAAACACATCAAAGGTCGCAATTACTAATGGTAAAATTTATAAGTAAAACCTTTAATTTTACCTTTTAACCAATACCatcataaaaattgaacattttcaattaatttatctaagtgaattttttaatgttgaaaaatgatattattCCTTCCTTTGCACGATGAAACAacaattaatcaaattaaataaaacatctcgtttttaattttactacCAATACCTAAGCCTACGAATTAAAAAGTACGATAGTTGGTtaagttaataattttatatttttaaagaatttaagaAAGACCATTTTAACTAATTGAATTCAACCTCGTTATTTatctctctgtttttttttatataaatgttaacaagtgttttaaatacaattactagtgatttaaatataaaaatttattatttataatataaacttatgtacataactttttcaaaattaaattattatttttcccaACACAACTTATTCTTTCAGTTAGCAATTTTTATTCCCACAGCCATACGGACCGGTACTTGGAAGTTGGAATACATTCCATTAATTAATATGCTCGatattcaaaaattcaaaacgaaaaacatatttatttgttaatatgGGTGAGAAGatgaatcattattattaaaaaataaaaaataaaagtaataagaGCAGCATGTTGGCTTCtgtattaagtaaaaaaaatcataaagatGGAAAAAGTAATCCAACTGTTCACATAGTAGACCGTCCCCCACTCACATCTTACAAGCCTCTCAAAAACATtccctttttcttcttcttctacaaAGCTGCATCATCACACacacactctctctctctctctctacttATTTCAACTGCATCcttttatcatcatcatcttcttcttctcttcatcAATCCATGGACACAACTCAGTGCCCACAggtaattaatcaattaatccATACACTTTCTCTATATATGGagattaattttcattatttctaTCACATTTTTTGGTGTAAGTGaaagaaactaaaatactcATATGATAGATCAGCTTATACCCTTAATTTTCTTTAACTTATGTACATGCCTTTCCCTTTCTTACTTTTTCATTTCCTTTTCCCATAAACAAGTTCCAATTTCATCTTTTCATTCTTAGTCTctcttttttaacaaaacaaatgtatatatataaaaataaattcctAAATACACACAATATATATTCATGCTTTGatccattaaaataaaaaattaataatttattttgaattgatgAAGGAGATAGTAGCAACAAAAAATACATGTGAAAAAGCAATGTTAGAGAGAAAAGCAAGACCACAAAAAGAAGAAGCTATAAACTGTCCAAGGTGTAATTCAATTAACACAAAATTCTGTTACTACAACAATTATAGCCTCACACAACCAAGATATTTTTGCAAAACATGTAAAAGGTATTGGACTCAAGGTGGATCTCTTAGAAACATTCCTGTTGGTGGTGGTTcaagaaaaaacaaaactacTACAACAACTTCTAATTCATCAAAAAACCTACCTCAAACTTTGTTGTCACAACAAAACCACAAGATCCATCATGAAGAACAAAAACAAGATCTGAATTTAAGATCTTGTGGTAACATAACTGATTTGATTcaacaaaacaacaacaaaagttcTGTTTCTTCATCAACTTCAACTACAACTATTGATCCTATTAGTGCTGCTTCAACTTCTCATCATAATCTTTCAGCATTGGAGCTTCTTACTGGAATAACTACAAGTTCAAGGGGTTTGCAATATTCTTTTATGCCTCTTATTCAAGGTGATAATTCCAACAATGTTTACAGTAATAATTGTGGATTTCCAGTTCAAGATTTTAAGCAAGTGCCAATGAATTTTTCTTTGGATGGAATTGGAGGAAGTGAGTTTGCAAGTGttgatcatcatcatcatggtGTGGAAGAGAGTAGTGAAGGGAGGGTTTTGTTTCCCTTTGAGGATTTGAAACAGGTTTCAAGTACCAACCTAACATTGGATCAGAATAATATTAAGGATGAACAAGGTTATAATTCAAGTGGGTTTTGGACTGGAATGTtgggaggaggaggaggaggaggctCATGGTAATGGTAATTAAAATTACGATTACACTGCAAATCTTTATATCACAATTGATGTTGCGAACTGCATTTTAAAACTATGATATCATGGTGCTCACTTAATTTCTTAACTcaatgtctactaattgagaaagtTGAATTGTCTAcataaattagtaaaaacattaaattaatatttgattttagtgtCTTTTAATACTTAATGATGAAAATagatatgaattttatatttttggagTTTAACTTTTCAATGTTAATTAGTTGAAAGTTCATTATTTACATTACACTTTTAAGATAGATGAGGTAAAGTTCTAATTGAcctcaattttttgttttgttttgataattAAACTCTGTCTGActgaaatttataattgattgttTTTAATGAGTAATTTCTTCCAActatattttatctatttatgaGGTTTGAATTTGAGTCATTATTAGAGGAATTTAGTTTCACTGGAATCAATGTCTTTAGCAAAAGAATCATAACATTGTATATGAGTGTGAATGTTGGTATCGAggtgagaaaaaataataatataaagtagAAAGAGTATAAATATAGTGTACGTTGAAGTGAAGAGGAATTtgagaatgaaatataaaataagtatttaGATGTGTGAATATGAATGTGAAAGTGACGGGTATCCTTAATTTACTCTCCCTGCAAATTTCTTTCTTAGCGTGCTGTTGTGTTTAAATACATTCATTCAGATTCAGAATGAGATTCAGAATCAGGTTTTTGGGTGTCAGTAAGCTGAAAGATTCATCTGTGAATTGAATTAAAGCAAGTATCACCTTGACATCAAGCAGGTTACTACTTTAGCTATACAGGAATAATAAAAGCCAGGTGATACTTCTGTTATCTTCACGTGACATTGCATTCATCTTCTTACATTCATTCTATGCAAATCACCCAATTTATTACTTATCAAACATTTTCGATCCTAATAAATACCATTATTACTCTTTTAAtacatgtaattttatttattttgaatcgAATAGTTTTTTTGATATTTCTGTATAAATAACACATATTGGGAGAGATATACCTCTCAAATAAATCTCAATTACTTCATCAAACtccttattttaaattaaaaattgatattttgacaacaacaaaaaaaacgtTATATTTCAGAGTTCAGAATTAGAACTGTTTTGGTCTTGTAGCTAGCTgtgttttaaaattatattatttttctcttcatcaAGTTTTAACCCATTGAGTTTTTCTTACAATGCTTTTAATGAGACTGCTGTCCAAAATCTTTGTTTTTCTCATGGATTTTAATTTAGTATCCCgaagattttttttgtttttctttattttaattaatgtatttattaagATATTGCAGATAATATCTGCTAATTTTAAAGTGTCAATCTAATTGTGATGTCATATTATGATGGGATGTTTTAGCACTCTATTTTTTGacttagaaattttaaaaataaaaactgtatAAATGGCTTCAAAtgtcaattatattttaaaatttggatcCACTAATAACATGGGAgaaatttatttgaagagaaaaaGTGACTcgtttacaaaaataattgtttcacaataaataattctttttatttttaatgtattattaattatttttttctttttcaattatactatttaattaatactacatAGATAATTCCTAATTCactatatgttatttttttctctgtttgatttatatatatttcttaatttatgtgAAATAATCAAACCAGTTACTCATTACCAAACAAAGAGAGTAAAGAATGGTAAATTAATGTATATGTATTGTATTAATACTTATTTGGTTGGAGGTAAATGAATGAGAcgtaaataaaatttctcttaaaactcattttaaaatattggaGGAAATAATTAAATGcacatataaaatcatttaaaatatttttcatctcTAGTGAACAAAACATGATTTAGATAAAAATTTCTCTCCCCCTCTCctatttttttatccaaaatatCTCTGTTATCCTTCAATCCCCTTAAAGGAGAAACAACTATTTTAGACTCTAAATATgtgatttattttcattatagtatttaaatgttttaaaattacaaagaaattcttaaatatattttatgtcaatcattttattatgtaatatgattttaaataaacaatttaatccataaaaatctaacaaaaaatatattcgCTTTAGCcactattattataataaaaaataactaccttcacagttaataaaaaaaattagtttaggacaattaattttttaaattttatataaaatattatctaaaattattaaattatcctGTTAAATGTCAAATACTCAGCtacttatatttaatatttattttattaaactatatatatatatacattaagaatactaacattaaataaaacgaaaaagttaatttttactTATGACTAATATTTGAtgtcatttttttgtttataataatgactAGAGGGTGTACTCTAGTATTTACTTAAAAACGTATTGGTAatttcaattgaaaaaataataattttgagatttagggtttgttttatttgattttgatttttagtttttaaatactcttttgtaaatcaatttttataaactatttttaagaattttgtttttttataaaatatatgctTGGTAGTACtagtttaaaaaattgttttagagATTAGAAGCTTGAAAATTTGTTTggtaaatttttctttttgtttagtaaatttattttccaaatacgttttaaaaaataaggcCCTTCTCCTTTCCAGATCTGGATTTTTAGCGTCGTTTTAGTCGTGGTTACGTAAAACTTGTTTAACACATACttcatttttacttaattattctcGTTTCATATTTTAtctctaaagaaaaataaacaaaaatattaagagaaaaAAGTAAATACATTATTTGTACGAATTAGTTTCACACTAAAATctaacaaaaatagattatatagtaaatatttaaaaaatatatatatataaatgaatctATTTAATAGAAAGATTGATTCTCATTAAAtaagatgaaaaaattattatacactatcaatatataattattaaactcATATTAAGTGATGGTATAAAACTacctttttaaatttaacaaatgAAACATCTTATTTTTCCAatcaattacaaaattaattaattaggcatacaagattaaaaacattaaaatatatgttatggCTAAAATTGAAAGTGTGGGATAGTAATATGCGATATCAGTAAAGCAACCCCAGCTGTGTGCATTACTGCATGACTCCAccgtttaaaattttaatgtaatttgtttatttatttatgaaactACCATTAATGAAAATGGTAAGTTTTCCATGTCTTTTTTATTTCCAGAACGAAAACtgaaatggaaaaagaaaaacaggTATTTCTGTTTTCGTGTTTAAAGCAAAAcggtttttaaaacaataatttacaaaGTAAAGCAAATAATTTTAgcgtttattttttatttttgaaaaactagaatactattttgtaaaatagaATCAAAACaaacctttattttattttctttcagaGAAAAGATCCAAACTCCACCGTTGACGCAATAACCAATTATCATCGTTTACATCAACTTCGTTTCTGAGTCTTCCTTGCTTGTGTGGGTCCATGAGTATGTGTGCTAGTTTTTTGTGACAccaaataaagaaacaaaaatggAAATCTTATATTAAAAgcacaaattttaatatatattcaaattattttttctatttttagtttttaacaaGTGTCTTTGAcgaaaatagattaaaaatgtttttctcaacatcaacaatttaattatttgcaaGAAATAAAGTATATAACGATGATTTAATGCTTGAGGTAGAGAATTAAATAGTAGGGTGATAAAAAATTTGCAGCTTAACAAAGTGCTGTAAAGAAAAAACActtgtaaaaaatttatcatataaaAATCTCTTTCTATGTTCTATAATTGTTTTAGGGatttaaaatgacaaaataagataaatatatttatcaattaaataataattttttgagttttctatttttactattttttaaaaatagatttatttaaaatagttaaaaatatattattacagtagctaaatataaaaatattcttattcactacaattttcttttttgaggtATCCAACACTACCCATCCCATGTAAACACCATGCTTGGCCGTTAGAACTCAAATAAGTGttgtatttttgtaaaaaaaaaaacagaaattaTTCATGTTATGTTAGATTAAAGAACTCTATCAAATATAATGGTACATCATCCAGACCAAATTAACTTACCCCTCTTCTTACGTCACTCTCTCTACCCTCTAATACCCACAGAAACCATCACcaattttttttcacaaaaagcaattttaatagattttgCTAAAGCTCCATCGCCACCTCTTTCACTCATAAAAATCAGATTTTTATGTGCCTGTTGGTAGCTAGAAACACATATTCAtcttgaattaatatttatttgtctaAGAATACAAATGGAGACTCTACTACAACGAAGTGCATCTTGTAGTTAACTCAATTTGTACAGGGAGTAATAAAATTATTGGTTAATTTATAACAAGACGGTAAATTTGTGAATATTAGTGTTGGTCAGTGGTGTCAAACTATTAcaattttcatactttatttggtattattaataataaaggattaaatcgagaaaaaaaagataagggactaaaacgttatctgaaattaaattaagaaaccacgaatgtaatttagctttTTGTTTATGAATATGCTGCTATCTAGCAatattcaattatcaaataatgTATTAATATGCAATCCAATATACAAATTgtgtttttctttgaaaaattaGTAGCAGCTTTCTATCTAGTAATATTTAAACTATATGACACTTAATGGATAATCTTTGAACTAATTGATTAGCGATAAAATCATACatgatttatataaaaaattataattagtgtgTTATTTTTTCTATCTTAAAAGAATTGCCGTATTTGATTATTTCACCtagattaagaaaataataattttagcaaattattcttataaatcattagagttatgcatataatattaattaaatgatataattggtaaaaataaatgaaagttGCATTAGAAACTACAAGCAAAAATTATTAtggaacaatttttttcttgcaaatgTGAGAATTATTATGGGATAGGTGAAGtataattttcttcaaaattttatttgtaagacATTTAAAAAGATATGCTTTTAATGagatacatatttatttaattaatgaaagaCTATATTTTACAATTGATACGTTACATACGTAACTCCATCTCACTCAAACGTGGACGACTTCTCAATCTTATTCTTTTTTCATGTTTGTTGCATTTGTacatttttgtgtgtgtgtgtgtgtttacaatataaatttgaaactaaaattaatttattaattaaaaatttaaaaatttaataccaAAAAGGTTTTGGTCAAGTTTGACCATTGCATGTGGTTGATGGGCAAAATTGTTAAATTCATCATTTATAGAACATTTGATCAATGTATATCTGTAAATTTAAGGTATTATTTATTACCATCTCatcaatgtatatatataaaatatttggtaGTGATTAATTAGATTAGACCAAATCTTATTCAATTACATTGTTTTCTATTAAGGGCCGC
The genomic region above belongs to Cicer arietinum cultivar CDC Frontier isolate Library 1 chromosome 4, Cicar.CDCFrontier_v2.0, whole genome shotgun sequence and contains:
- the LOC101489067 gene encoding dof zinc finger protein DOF4.6-like, coding for MDTTQCPQEIVATKNTCEKAMLERKARPQKEEAINCPRCNSINTKFCYYNNYSLTQPRYFCKTCKRYWTQGGSLRNIPVGGGSRKNKTTTTTSNSSKNLPQTLLSQQNHKIHHEEQKQDLNLRSCGNITDLIQQNNNKSSVSSSTSTTTIDPISAASTSHHNLSALELLTGITTSSRGLQYSFMPLIQGDNSNNVYSNNCGFPVQDFKQVPMNFSLDGIGGSEFASVDHHHHGVEESSEGRVLFPFEDLKQVSSTNLTLDQNNIKDEQGYNSSGFWTGMLGGGGGGGSW